Part of the Lichenicola cladoniae genome is shown below.
AGCGGCAGCCTGCGCATGCTGGTGCTGATCGGCCCGGATGGCGACCACGCCGCGACGGAACTTGCAGCCCTGTCCCTTCACCCCAATCCAGACCGGGTGTTACGGCTGCCTTGGATCGGCCGACCGTCGCTGGTCCAGGCAATCCGGTGCGCGCGCGCGTTGGTGTTTCCTTCGCTCGCGGAGGGGTTCGGCCTTCCCATCGCCGAGGCGATGACGCTGGGTACGCCGGTCCTTACCTCGCGCGGTGGCGCTACCGAAGAGATTGCCGGCGGGGCCGCGCTGCTCGCCGATCCGCGTGATGTCGGTGAACTTGCAGATGCCGTGGCGAGGCTCGACCGGGATGACGAACTTTGCGCGCGCCTGGGCGCTGCAGGGCGTGCAAGGGCAGGCCTGTTTTCCATCGAGGCATACGGCGAGCGGCTGGACCGGTTATATCACCAGGTCCTGGCGGGCTCCCTTCCGATGCCGGTGGGGATCAACTAGAATGGGGCTCGATAAAACCTGGTTGGCACCGACAAACCGTCTGTGGTGCCACGATGACTACGGAAGGTCGTTTCGTGCCTGGTTCCGCTAGTTTTCGTGTGGGTGTCGATGGGTTCAACCTTGCGTTGAGCCGTGGAACGGGTGTTGCGACCTACGCGCGCACGCTCAGTCACTGCCTGACCGACATGGGCCACAAGGTGGACGTGGTCTACGGTATGAACATCTCGCGCCGCACGTCGCTGGCTCTGCGAGAGGTGATATTCTTCGACAGTCTGGACCAGGAACACATCGCCAGGCGGCCAAAACCGTTCAGCCGGCGCTGGATCGACGATCGCCGAGCCGAGTGGTCCGGTCATGCGGCGGTGGATGTGCCGATGAGCGGCCGGGTGGAGTCTCGCGGCTTCCTGCACCGGATGCCGTCCTACGATCGGATCCTGAATGTGCCCGCATTGTTTCGGATTGCAACACAACACTACAAGCGGACGCGCCGCTTCCTGACCATCACCATTCCCGATGCTCCGGCGATCATGCACTGGACCTATCCGCTGCCGATCCGCCTGCGCGGTGCAAAGAACGTCTATACCATTCACGACTTGGTGCCACTGCGGTTGCCGCACACGACGCTCGACGACAAGGGTTATCATTACAGGCTGATCGGTGACCTGGCCGCGCAGGCCGACGCGTTGTGCACCGTGTCGGATGCATCGCGGCGCGACATCATCTCGTTCTATCCGAAGTCAGAACCGCGCGTTTTCAATACCTATCAGTCGTTCCGGTCGAACGAGATGGCGTTCGCGCGAGGCAGCTTCGAGTCGGCGCTTGAACTCGACGGGTTGTTCGGCCTGCAGGAGGACGGATATTTTCTGTTCTTCGGATCGCTGGAGCCGAAAAAGAATATTGGTCGGATGATCGAGGCCTTCCTCGCAACCCAGACCACCCGGCCACTGGTTCTCGTCGGGGCGATGGCGTGGAAGTCGGAGAACGAGCTCCGCTTTCTCAAGCGCGGCACCGAGAGCGGCCGGATCATCCATCTCGAATACCTCCCGGAGCCGGTGCTGATGAACCTGATCGGCAGTGCCCGTGCCGTGCTGTTTCCATCCCTGACCGAAGGGTTCGGATTGCCGGTGCTGGAGGCGCTGTCTTTCGGTACCCCTGTCCTGACCTCGCGGGAGGGCGCCTTACCCGAGGTTGCGGGAGACTCCGCCGTGTTCGTCGATGCATACGATACGGCATCGATTTCCGCCGGGATCCGCTGGCTCGACGAGGACGATGCAGGCTGCGACATGCTTCGTGCCGCGGGCCCGGCACAGGCCGCAAAATTCGATATGGCGGCATACCAGAAGCGACTGGCCGAGATGTATCACGGCATCCTCTTCGGCGCATGGGCAGCCTGATCCATGACCCCAACACGCGTGAGCGCCTGCATGCCTGACAGACCGTTCGACACAGCTTCGGGTTATCGGTCCGATGCGGCCGCGGGTCCCTTCCGTCCGCCCGCGACAGGCAGGAACGTCCAGGGTCGTTCCGTCAGGCCGGCTCTGAATGCAGCCCTTACGATGTTGCTACCGATAATCTTGCTCGCGGGATGCAATACCCTGCCCGACAGCGGGCCGGTCGAGTCCAAGATCCTCAACGACGCGAAGAAACCCGAGACCAATCCGCTCGGGTTCAGCATCGTGCAACTGGATCCCTCGGTGATCAGCATGCTGGCTACTCAGTCGCCGCCATTGCTTTCGGCCCTGGGCGGTGGAATGCGCGATCGCCTGAGGGGCGACCGGATCGGTCCTGGCGACGTGCTGCAGGTCTCGATCTTCGAACTCGGCAGCGGATTGTTTGGCGGTGGCAGTGCGGGCGGCATGTCGTCGGGCGGCGGATCCAATCCACTGATGGGCGGCGCCGGCCCGGGCACGAGTGTCACGTCGGAGAACCTGCCACCGATCGTGGTCGACGGCAGCGGGGCGGTGGACGTGCCGTATGTGGGGCGGCTGCAAGCCACGGGGCGGACGCCGACACAGTTGGCGGCGGCCATCAAGGGCGGCCTGAAAGGCCAGTCGCAGAACCCACAGGTGCTGGTGCGGATCAGCACGGATATCACGAATGCCGTGATCGTATCAGGCGACGTGAAGAAGCCGGGGCGTGACGCACTCACGCTCGCGCATGAGCGGCTGCTGGACATGATCGCGATCGCCGGCGGCCCGGAACATGCGCCGGAAGACACCGTGGTGCAGCTGAATCGAGACGGTCGGACCGCGCGCATCCCGCTCCGGATACTGCAGGACCAGCCCGACCAGAACGTAACGCTGGTGCCGGGCGACCGGATCCAGGTGACGTATCAGCCGCGGTCATTCACCGTGTTCGGGGCGACGTCGAAGGTTTCGGAGACGGCGTTCGATACACCGGAGCTCAGCCTGGCGGAAGCACTGGCCCGCATTGGCGGCCCGTTGGACGACCGGGCCGATCCCAACGCGGTGTTCCTGTTCCGGTTCGAGGACCGGCAGGCGGCGGTTCGGATGGGTCTGCCGGTGCGGCCGGGGGTGGCGCTGGCTCCCGTGGTCTACAAGCTCGATATGATGAACCCGACCAGCTACTTCGTGGCGCAAAAGTTCGCCATGAAGGACAAGGACCTCGTCTATATCGCCAATGCGAAGACCAATAAGTTTTACAAGTTCTTCAACCTGATCAGCATGATCGTCGGTCCAGCGATCACTGGCCTTGCGGTATCCCGTTAGGTGCAGCCCCGTAAAGCAGTTCGATCCCATCCTGGACCGGTCCGCGCGCGTAAAATTTACCCTTGCAGACTTCAGCTCTGTTGTAACGATGGTAACAGGGTGGGCTGTCGACGACGATGGTGACGGTTCAAGAAGCCTTGTCTGAGACACCTCGCCAGCATCCCCGTGGTTGCCACCTTGTAAATCTATCGGGAGTCCTGCTCCGAAGAGGACCTATGCAGGTGGCCCGTGCTGAGATGAGGGTGTGGGGTGTCGGTCAGCTATTCACACGCGCCTGCCAGTGAGACCTTCGAGCCCGAACTTGCAGCTTATCACGATTGGCTGTCACAATTTTAGCCTTGATCAGAACACTGATATCACGTTGAAAATGTCCAGACCGGAATGATCAGGCTTCACAGCGGAATTCTTAAGGCGAATACGTGGGTCTTCATGCCATGTAATGTCGTAGTTGATGAAGTTTGGTGGCGCAGGAGACGAGATTGAAACGATGGCTTCAACGGCCGGCCAGGGAAGTGCATCTGGAAGCGTCCGGCTCCGGTGCAAATCCCGTCATGCTTGCAGATCGAGGACAAGTGGAACACGAATCCCTGTCGGCACGCGACAGGGGAGACCACGCCCGGGACGGCAAAGCCTGGATCCAGGCGGCACAGTTCTACGAGAACCATTTGAAGGTCGTGCCGGACGACACGGCCATCTGGGTACAACTCGGACATGCTCGTAAGGAAAGCGGCGATTATGCCCGCGCCGAGGAAGCCTATCGCACTGCGATATCGCTTAGCCCGACTGACGCCGATGTGCCTTTGCAACTCGGTCATCTGATGAAGCTCATCGGTCGTACAAGGGATGCGACTGAATTATACACCACGGCACTTCGGCTTCAGCCGAGTTCAAATGCCTATAGAGAACTGGTAGGCCTGGGCCAGGCCGCGCGAGCGGACCGCCTGATTGGCAGCCTGGCAATGGGAAGTATCCGACCCACCATTTATCTGCAGATCAACGACCTGCTCCACTTCCTGAGAGTTCATAAGACACCATCCGGTATCCAGCGTGTTCAACTCGGGATCTTGACTTATTGCCTGGCGGAACGGCCAGGAGCAGACGAACCACAAGCTGAGTTCGTCTTCAACCAGCCGAACGACACGCAAGTCTGGAAAGTGTCGAGGGCACGGTTGCGCCGCATGGTCGACTATCTAGATGGACTAGATGTCGACACTCTTCTGCTACGCCAACTCGTTGACGAAATACTCGAAGATGCGGTTCTTGTTAAACCGGGTAAGGGTGATAGTTTTGTCATAATCGGGGCATTCTGGGGAATGCCCGGTAATACGCATCTGCTGTCCAGCCTGAGTGAACAGGGTGCCTCCCTGGGTGTTTATTTGTATGATTTGATCCCAATAACGTTCCCGGAATACTGTGCTCATCAACTAACAGTCGAGTTTACGGCCGACTTATGTGAAGCACTGCAGCTTGTCGACTTTGCTCTTGCAATATCGGAATATACCGCTAGAGAAATAAAAAGCTTTATTCAGGAGCATAATTTTCCTTCAATACCCGTCCGGGTCATACCTCTCGCCCACAGCCTTACCGGACTACAAGCTTCAAGCGGTCACGGAGATATCGCAGGCGCCGATTGGACAGACGCCACCGAACGACTTCAGGAGCGTGATTTCGTTCTTTGCGTCTGCACCATCGAGCCGCGTAAAAATCACCGATACCTTTTCGACGCCTGGAAGTTCCTGAAGCAGGAAGGTGTGTCTGTTCCGGATCTGGTATTTGTCGGCCGAAAAGGCTGGCATGTCGGCGATTTCATGGCTCAGCTTGAGAACACCGATTATCTCGATGGAAGCATCGTCGTTGTTCATGATCTCTCCGATACCGAACTTGCGACGCTTTATCGGGCGTGCCGTTTCACGGTTTTCCCTAGTGTTGTAGAAGGCTGGGGGCTGCCTTTGGGAGAAAGTCTCAGCTTTGGAAAGCTTTGTGTATCGTCGAACACGTCTTCGATGCCTGAAGTTGGGCAGGACTTGGTAGAATATGTCGACCCACTGAATTTGCGCGAAGGAATAGAGACCTTTCGGAGACTGATCACGAAGCGTGATGAAGTCGATGAATGGGAACGTCGAATACAGTCGAAGTTCCACCCACGCTCGTGGGAGCATGTTGCTAAACAGTTTCTTTCCGTAACCAGTGACTTGCTTTCGAAGCTTGATGGGGTTGAAAAGCGTCATAGCCCAAGGCTTAGATCCGGAATCCCGCTGCGTGTTAGCGACCTGGTTCGGACCGGAAAAACCAGGTCCATTCAGGATCATGTCGATCTTCAAGCACTTATCCTGAGCGGGAACTGGTATCCGCCAGAAAACTTCGGGGCATGGATGAAGGGAAGCAGTGGCAATATCCGGTTCGCGACTGGCCTGTCGGCTGGGCGAACAGCGATCATCCATCTGGAGTTTGTCACCGCCGCAAATGCCGATCAGGTCAAAGTCGTGTTCTCGACATCCCTCCAGCCTGCGCAGGAACTATCTGTATCTGCGAGCCAGTCCTTATCGATCCGTTTGAGAGCCGTCGTCGAAAAGACCGGAGACATATCCATCGGCCTTAAAACAAGAGGCAGTTATGACGCTGCAATGTATTATCCGAGAGTGTTCTGTATCGGTCTTGTGTCGGTTGCCTTTGTTGACGCCGAAGACCTCGTGGGGCGCGCTGAGCTTTTGGAACGAGTTCTGATTGAACATGGACAAGATACGTCTTCGTCGAGGCTATCATCGCGTTCTACCACCTGATTTGCCAGGTTAGATGCAACAACTAGGAGCGCGGACTTTGAAAGATATCGCCATCTCCAACGGTCTCGAAAGCCTGCCACTACTCGATACCGTCCTATGGTCGTACAGACTTTTGCTTGGTCGAAATCCTGAGGATCTTGAAGAACTGTCACGGCACTTCACCAGCCAGGTGTCGTTCAGCGAGATAAGGCAGCGCTTCTTGCAAAGCCAGGAGTTTGAGAACAAAGTCGTAAGACGGAGGAGGAGCAAGATTGATCAGGCTTTGCTGGACGATTTTCCACCCTATAATGGTCCGGGCCTGGATGGTTCTTTCTACGATTTCATCGGAACTCGAACTCGTTGCTCTTACCTTCCTGCAGTGTATGCAGGCGCGTCCGGTTTAGTCGAAGGACCACCTGGGACGGAAAGATTCGGATTGCATGAACCGGCGGAGTGGGAAGGCACGCTTCGCTCGGTCCTCGAAGCCGGGTCTCGTTTCGTGGCTGTAGAGCTAGGAGCGGGATGGGGACCCTGGCTGGTGGCCGGTGCCAGGGCCGCACAGCGGCGCGGCATTCAGGATATCCGTCTTGCCGGTGTAGAGGGCGCGTCCAGCCACTACGATTTTATGCTGCAACACTTCCGTGACAACGGTCTCGATCCTGCGTCTCACCTGCTCTTCAACGCCGTCGCTGGGGTCCATGACGGTATTGCACGATTTCCGAAACTTGTTCATCCAAGTTCGAACTGGGGCGCCGAAGCAAATTTCGAGCAGGGCCAGAGCTTGGAGCAGTTTGAGGAGGTGGAAAGTATCTCGATTGCAACATTGTTGGCGAAGCTTCCAAAGGTTGATCTATTACATTGCGATATACAGGGTGCGGAAGCAGACGTACTTCTAGCGTCTGGCGATCTACTATCCCAGCAGGTTAGTCGGATTGTAGTTGGTACGCATGGTCGTGTTATCGAAGGTCGACTGATGGAATTCTTCGGCGCCAACAATTGGACTCTGGAACATGACAGCGCCTGCCGATTCAACCAGGACGCCACCGGCAAGCTGCAGCTCGCCGCCGACGGGGTACAGGTTTGGCGCAACAACCGTTCTCAACAAGACATGATGATGTGAAAATGTTGGATCGGCAGATTTCTATATCGCTTCGTAAATATTCACCGCCTCGCGGACCGTCGAACACATGTGAAACTTAGTTTTGTGTATGACTGCTCCTGTATCGCAGTGCTCACGGATAAAGCCCATGTCATGTGAAACAATGATCAACGCGCGATCGACACGTCGGCCGAAAAGCTCGTCCTGGCAGCGTCTCAAAAAACGGGCATCACCAACCATGATCACTTCATCGATGAGGTAGCATTCGAACTCGATGACGATCGAAAGCGCAAACGCCAGGCGTGCCCGCATGCCCGAAGAGTATGTTTTAACAGGCTCGCCGAGTTGTGTTCCAAGCTGGGCGAAGTCATCTACGAAGGCACGGGTGTCCATGTAGTCAAGATTGTAGATACGACAGATGAAGCGAAGATTATCTAGTCCGCTCAAGCTCCCTTGAAAGGCACCGCCGAAGGCGAGGGGCCAGGACACGCTCATCGTCCGTTCGACAGAACCGCTTGTCGGAAGCTCTACGCCCCCGATGATCTTGATAAGCGTCGACTTCCCAGCGCCGTTCTGCCCTAACACACCAAGTTTCTGACCTCGCTCTAATTGAAAATTGACCCGATCAAGGACCCGACGTCTGCCTTTGGCAACGTGGTAATCCTTTACGATATCGATACAACGTATCATTGGATCGCTATGTATTTGCGGACCCTCAGGGTCAAAGACAGGCCAATCAGGATCATCAAAAGTGTGATCCACGCGTCATACACAACGTCGAAGTGAGCATGGACGCCATAGCCGAACCAGCCACCGCGTATCATTTCGATGTTATTGACACTCGGCGACCATAGGAGGATCCAGCGAAAGTGCGGCGGAAGCCAATCGACCATGGTAAAGGCGCCTGTGAAAGGCAACGCCAGGTAAGACAACACCCCTACTGACTTCTCTACCAGTTCAGACAACTCACTCAGGGCAGCGATCAATAACGCGCTGCCAAGGGAGAAAAACATCTGAAATACCAGACCAAAATACAGCAGGCCATAATCTTCTGGCGGTGCCATGAAGCCAAGCACCATCGCGCCTGCCGCCACAAGTACTCCAGCAATCAGGGTCCCTGCCACCTCCAGTAATACACGCGCCAGAATTATATCCAACGGCGTGACCTGTCGATGAAATAGAAGGCTTCCATTGGACTCGAATGCTTTGACTGCACGCATAATACAATGTCGCCACATCGTGAGCGGTACATACCCGGTGACGACAATCGCCGTCATCGGTAAGCCATGCTCATGTGCCGGCCGTATCGCAGTCCATAGTATGGCTACCCCAGCGCAGAAAAGGATAGGCTCGCCAACTACCCAGAGAAATCCGATGTTTTCGCGGCCGTAGCGCGTATGCAACTCCCGAATGATGAGCGCGCCAATAACACGCAGCTGAACTCGTATTAGGGTGAGAAGAGATACGACTGGCATCGCCTGCTAAACCAACTGATGCTCACGTGCGCCATTTATCAGCAAGCGGCCCATGAGATACAAGCCCAGGAAGCTTGCGAACACAACGAGGACCGACACCGTGCTCCGTGGATAAGACGCGTAGTCTGGCCGGTTTGGCTGTGAAATCTCGTCGAGATACATGAGTTGGCGGTCAGCTTGCGTCTTGGCGGTCTGCATGGCCGTCGCAGCGACCAGCAGTTCTTTCTCAGCAAGTTCGCGCTGAACCGTCAGGTCCTCATACGCCGTGATCTTCGGAACCAGCGATGTATCAGAACCGGTAATCCCACCGCTGGCGTTCGCTATCTGCGCCAGAAGCGCCGACATCCGACGCTTGTAGACTGCAATCATCGGGCTGTTGGGCGTCGACACTTCCAACTGCGCTAACTGGACCTGCGTCGAGGTAACCATCGCCTGCAAGTCGGTGATCGCCTTTAACATCGGCTCCGACTGCTTTAAGGGATCCAGCAGCGCTTCGCGATTTCTATACTCTGCCATTTGCGCAGAAATTGACCTCAAGTGACTCTCGGCAAGGGAAACTTCGCGCACTGAGGCACTGATTGTGTTCTCACGTTGCCGGTCATTCATTCGATTGATCAACTGCTCGGCGGCTTTCAATTCCGCAACCGCCACACGCTGAGAGTCCTGCGCACGAAATGTCCGAACCGTTAAAGTCGAAATAGACGTGGTGCTATCGAGCTCCGCAATGATGTGCTTCTGATAGAAGCGGAAGAAGCTTTCGAAAGTTTGAGACCGGAAAACTCCAGGAAAGCGGCTGAGCGGATCAGCTTCGGGACGATCGAAAACTGCCCGAAGATCTTGTTGTTGCAGCATCTCTTGCGCCGCGTCGCGAGACATTATGAAATTCTGGACCGCGTACGTATCCTCGCTCGCAGAACTCCCACCGCCGACCGTCAGGAGACTAGACAGCATGCCAGGAGACTGGTTTCCCTGCCCCCGGACAACGAATTGCGCCTGCGACACATACTGTGGGGCTGCGAAAAGCCCGAAATAGACGGCAGCAACGAGAGTCGGAAGAACGACGAACACCAGAAACGATACTCTCCGCGCGCGGCTAGAGCCTGACGAAAAGCCGTGACGATCTTGCTGCCGCTGGAGTAAAGCACCAGCAGCAACGCCCGGAAGATCAAATCCATCCATGTTGACAGTATAACACGGAGCAACCGCGCCGTTCAAGATTTGTGGTTCCTCGCGTAATCGTGAGCGCACCGACCTTGAAAAAGGTGGAACTTAGAGCGAATAGCACAAATAAGCGATCGGTGGATCGAGGAATTGCCCTTCAACGGCAGTCGTTCGCAGCAGCTTTAAACAAGTCCCACCTCTCCCATCTATCGTGCGTACACCAGTCACGATTTGATGCACGAGAACGTCACCTCGGTGTCAGCGACGGCCAGGAAACGATCCCTCGGCTTTCGGGTGGCTGCGGCGCGCTTTTGACTGGAGATGGCGCATAGACCTGCGGAACTATTCCAATCGCAACCGTCGACGGATATCTCGGGGCATTCAAGTAATATACGCGAGCTTGCCCATGAGAAAAATTTACGAACGCTGCATCAAAAACGAAATTGGTTGCGGCGGTGCCGTCCGTGTCATCAATTAAATACTTGTCGATAAAGTCGGCTTTAAGCAGCCCTGCGCTGATTTGGGTCTGCCATCCATCTTCTTTGATTGCAGATGCGGCTGGGATCTGAGCCGGGGTTGTGACCGAAGGATCTTGTCCTTGGTATGAGAAAAAATCCAGTCGTATGGACCCTTCATCAAAATACGATGGGCTGGTGACTGACCATATTCCCCACTTGCATGCTTCGAACTTCGCAAGACCGATGTGGATCATCGTCGCGGACCCGCCGGGGACCTTACATGAGTTGTTGATACATGGTCCTTCGCCGGGAGTCGTGATCAGCTTGAGCCCGCTGCGGGCTGCATAGGTGAAAAGGTTAGCCGCCTGCAAATCATCTTCACGGCCAAGTATGAACGTGTCGAGATGAGAGATCTGATAAGATAGGATTTGGGGGGATTGGGACCACCAAGGCCAGTTTCTGGCATTGTCAATTACCGATCCATCAAAGTTCTTGTCTGCGTAGATTTCGTTGTCGAAGAACTGGCCGAAGAAATCGCGTACTATCGTCCGACCAGCAGTATGAATCCTAATGCCCAGTGTGCAGTTCATGCACATGATACGCTGGATAGTGATGCCGCCTCCAATGCGCTCCACGTCGAAGAGGTAGCCATATTCACGCGGCTTCCAGTCACTCGCGGTGACCGGTTGATCCTCGTAAGCCGCGATGTCACTCCAAATAGAACCACTCGAGGAATTACCGATGATCTGGATCACAGGTTTGTTCAGGAATGTCACATGTAACACGGTACCGGAGGCGATCTTCCCTCCAGCCGGCTCCTGCCACCCGGCTCCAGTGACATTGACATGGCAATCGGCCAGGAGGATCTGTGAATCAAGTCGATAGATACGCGAAGACAAATGGACTGCCTGCTGTGTGGCGCAAGCGGCAGCGATAGCCCGATTTACGCTGGGTGCATCATCTGTCCCATCTGACGTCATTCGGTAATCCTCCGGATAGATACCAAATCGCGACACCGGTACAATGTCGGCTACATGGGCTTCACTATGGTCAGACTTAGGTCCATCTGTACGTCCGGTCGCTA
Proteins encoded:
- a CDS encoding glycosyltransferase family 4 protein; its protein translation is MPGSASFRVGVDGFNLALSRGTGVATYARTLSHCLTDMGHKVDVVYGMNISRRTSLALREVIFFDSLDQEHIARRPKPFSRRWIDDRRAEWSGHAAVDVPMSGRVESRGFLHRMPSYDRILNVPALFRIATQHYKRTRRFLTITIPDAPAIMHWTYPLPIRLRGAKNVYTIHDLVPLRLPHTTLDDKGYHYRLIGDLAAQADALCTVSDASRRDIISFYPKSEPRVFNTYQSFRSNEMAFARGSFESALELDGLFGLQEDGYFLFFGSLEPKKNIGRMIEAFLATQTTRPLVLVGAMAWKSENELRFLKRGTESGRIIHLEYLPEPVLMNLIGSARAVLFPSLTEGFGLPVLEALSFGTPVLTSREGALPEVAGDSAVFVDAYDTASISAGIRWLDEDDAGCDMLRAAGPAQAAKFDMAAYQKRLAEMYHGILFGAWAA
- a CDS encoding polysaccharide biosynthesis/export family protein — translated: MLLPIILLAGCNTLPDSGPVESKILNDAKKPETNPLGFSIVQLDPSVISMLATQSPPLLSALGGGMRDRLRGDRIGPGDVLQVSIFELGSGLFGGGSAGGMSSGGGSNPLMGGAGPGTSVTSENLPPIVVDGSGAVDVPYVGRLQATGRTPTQLAAAIKGGLKGQSQNPQVLVRISTDITNAVIVSGDVKKPGRDALTLAHERLLDMIAIAGGPEHAPEDTVVQLNRDGRTARIPLRILQDQPDQNVTLVPGDRIQVTYQPRSFTVFGATSKVSETAFDTPELSLAEALARIGGPLDDRADPNAVFLFRFEDRQAAVRMGLPVRPGVALAPVVYKLDMMNPTSYFVAQKFAMKDKDLVYIANAKTNKFYKFFNLISMIVGPAITGLAVSR
- a CDS encoding glycosyltransferase encodes the protein MAQETRLKRWLQRPAREVHLEASGSGANPVMLADRGQVEHESLSARDRGDHARDGKAWIQAAQFYENHLKVVPDDTAIWVQLGHARKESGDYARAEEAYRTAISLSPTDADVPLQLGHLMKLIGRTRDATELYTTALRLQPSSNAYRELVGLGQAARADRLIGSLAMGSIRPTIYLQINDLLHFLRVHKTPSGIQRVQLGILTYCLAERPGADEPQAEFVFNQPNDTQVWKVSRARLRRMVDYLDGLDVDTLLLRQLVDEILEDAVLVKPGKGDSFVIIGAFWGMPGNTHLLSSLSEQGASLGVYLYDLIPITFPEYCAHQLTVEFTADLCEALQLVDFALAISEYTAREIKSFIQEHNFPSIPVRVIPLAHSLTGLQASSGHGDIAGADWTDATERLQERDFVLCVCTIEPRKNHRYLFDAWKFLKQEGVSVPDLVFVGRKGWHVGDFMAQLENTDYLDGSIVVVHDLSDTELATLYRACRFTVFPSVVEGWGLPLGESLSFGKLCVSSNTSSMPEVGQDLVEYVDPLNLREGIETFRRLITKRDEVDEWERRIQSKFHPRSWEHVAKQFLSVTSDLLSKLDGVEKRHSPRLRSGIPLRVSDLVRTGKTRSIQDHVDLQALILSGNWYPPENFGAWMKGSSGNIRFATGLSAGRTAIIHLEFVTAANADQVKVVFSTSLQPAQELSVSASQSLSIRLRAVVEKTGDISIGLKTRGSYDAAMYYPRVFCIGLVSVAFVDAEDLVGRAELLERVLIEHGQDTSSSRLSSRSTT
- a CDS encoding FkbM family methyltransferase translates to MKDIAISNGLESLPLLDTVLWSYRLLLGRNPEDLEELSRHFTSQVSFSEIRQRFLQSQEFENKVVRRRRSKIDQALLDDFPPYNGPGLDGSFYDFIGTRTRCSYLPAVYAGASGLVEGPPGTERFGLHEPAEWEGTLRSVLEAGSRFVAVELGAGWGPWLVAGARAAQRRGIQDIRLAGVEGASSHYDFMLQHFRDNGLDPASHLLFNAVAGVHDGIARFPKLVHPSSNWGAEANFEQGQSLEQFEEVESISIATLLAKLPKVDLLHCDIQGAEADVLLASGDLLSQQVSRIVVGTHGRVIEGRLMEFFGANNWTLEHDSACRFNQDATGKLQLAADGVQVWRNNRSQQDMMM
- a CDS encoding ABC transporter ATP-binding protein, with amino-acid sequence MIRCIDIVKDYHVAKGRRRVLDRVNFQLERGQKLGVLGQNGAGKSTLIKIIGGVELPTSGSVERTMSVSWPLAFGGAFQGSLSGLDNLRFICRIYNLDYMDTRAFVDDFAQLGTQLGEPVKTYSSGMRARLAFALSIVIEFECYLIDEVIMVGDARFLRRCQDELFGRRVDRALIIVSHDMGFIREHCDTGAVIHKTKFHMCSTVREAVNIYEAI
- a CDS encoding ABC transporter permease; the protein is MPVVSLLTLIRVQLRVIGALIIRELHTRYGRENIGFLWVVGEPILFCAGVAILWTAIRPAHEHGLPMTAIVVTGYVPLTMWRHCIMRAVKAFESNGSLLFHRQVTPLDIILARVLLEVAGTLIAGVLVAAGAMVLGFMAPPEDYGLLYFGLVFQMFFSLGSALLIAALSELSELVEKSVGVLSYLALPFTGAFTMVDWLPPHFRWILLWSPSVNNIEMIRGGWFGYGVHAHFDVVYDAWITLLMILIGLSLTLRVRKYIAIQ
- a CDS encoding capsule biosynthesis protein, translated to MNGAVAPCYTVNMDGFDLPGVAAGALLQRQQDRHGFSSGSSRARRVSFLVFVVLPTLVAAVYFGLFAAPQYVSQAQFVVRGQGNQSPGMLSSLLTVGGGSSASEDTYAVQNFIMSRDAAQEMLQQQDLRAVFDRPEADPLSRFPGVFRSQTFESFFRFYQKHIIAELDSTTSISTLTVRTFRAQDSQRVAVAELKAAEQLINRMNDRQRENTISASVREVSLAESHLRSISAQMAEYRNREALLDPLKQSEPMLKAITDLQAMVTSTQVQLAQLEVSTPNSPMIAVYKRRMSALLAQIANASGGITGSDTSLVPKITAYEDLTVQRELAEKELLVAATAMQTAKTQADRQLMYLDEISQPNRPDYASYPRSTVSVLVVFASFLGLYLMGRLLINGAREHQLV